A stretch of the Sulfurimonas sp. HSL-1656 genome encodes the following:
- a CDS encoding tetratricopeptide repeat protein has product MKQILIVMALVGALSVSLAAKTDDVDYVELGAMMLRDGHVERAGDALNMVDLNDTETDLPRYYMLKGLVETKQSLYKEANADFYKSIELNEDTNASKPLYLYIAQNSFKLKEYKGCIAALDKVPDLMAQNPKLFGLKAECYWREGDKDRAMAVLRDVNSRFPEYWDAYKQRFYYLVSLGLYQAALEDAQIYLANAKANETILINFINALRQSGQTDKAIELAETANLRYPSSAKVTVMLAHLYLDKEMIGAAAELFNEASIEDGKYTNESAEMYRRARDYVMALLKNTQMLDTKEKYKQRIAIFLEYGDYERIIVTRQAMARSGLMEEESMRYALAYAYYMEGEFEQTEALLETLTQPDLFSKAVELRKKMEKCKNNIWECQQ; this is encoded by the coding sequence ATGAAACAGATACTGATTGTTATGGCATTGGTCGGGGCTCTCTCCGTCTCACTGGCTGCCAAAACCGATGATGTCGATTATGTCGAACTGGGGGCGATGATGCTGCGCGACGGTCACGTTGAACGTGCCGGCGATGCCCTGAATATGGTCGATCTCAACGATACCGAGACCGACCTGCCGCGCTACTACATGCTCAAGGGTCTGGTGGAAACGAAGCAGAGCCTCTATAAAGAGGCCAATGCGGATTTCTACAAGTCCATCGAGCTGAACGAGGATACGAACGCGTCCAAACCGCTCTACCTCTATATCGCCCAGAACAGTTTCAAGCTCAAAGAGTACAAAGGGTGTATCGCGGCGCTGGACAAGGTCCCCGACCTTATGGCCCAGAACCCGAAACTCTTCGGTCTCAAGGCGGAGTGTTATTGGCGTGAAGGCGACAAAGACAGGGCGATGGCGGTGCTGCGCGATGTGAACAGCCGTTTCCCGGAGTACTGGGACGCCTACAAGCAGCGCTTTTACTACCTCGTCTCCCTGGGGCTTTACCAGGCGGCGCTGGAAGATGCGCAGATCTATCTGGCCAATGCCAAGGCGAACGAGACGATCCTGATCAACTTCATCAACGCCCTGCGCCAGAGCGGCCAGACGGACAAGGCGATCGAACTCGCCGAAACGGCGAACCTGCGCTACCCGAGCAGTGCGAAGGTGACGGTGATGCTTGCGCACCTCTACCTTGACAAGGAGATGATCGGTGCCGCGGCGGAGCTTTTCAACGAAGCCTCCATCGAGGACGGGAAGTACACCAACGAATCGGCGGAGATGTACCGCCGTGCGCGTGATTACGTTATGGCGCTGCTCAAAAACACGCAGATGCTCGATACGAAAGAGAAGTACAAGCAGCGGATCGCGATCTTCCTGGAGTACGGCGACTATGAGCGTATCATCGTGACCCGCCAGGCGATGGCGCGCAGCGGCCTGATGGAAGAGGAGAGCATGCGTTACGCGCTCGCATACGCCTACTATATGGAGGGTGAATTCGAACAGACCGAAGCGCTGCTCGAGACCCTGACGCAGCCGGATCTCTTTTCCAAGGCGGTCGAACTGCGCAAGAAGATGGAAAAATGCAAAAACAATATCTGGGAGTGCCAGCAATGA
- a CDS encoding energy transducer TonB, which translates to MRTASPLKKHALALLWSVFGLFFVFIVVIEMNNEGATEPPKKKMASAQFDMQKVAKPKPKPKPKPKPKPKKVKPKRAAPAPDLSSQLSGLDTGLEAFQADDLLSDDALLGDVGKDMVMTDDTVDQAPQPSRRTPIEYPKKARKMGITGYVLMNLLINKQGRVEKVKVLESDPADTFDDVAVAAVKSWEFKPAQYQGEPVKVWAKQKIRFDLN; encoded by the coding sequence GTGCGTACCGCTTCCCCGCTGAAAAAGCATGCGCTCGCACTGCTGTGGAGCGTCTTCGGTCTCTTTTTCGTCTTTATCGTCGTGATCGAGATGAACAACGAGGGGGCGACGGAACCGCCGAAGAAGAAGATGGCCTCGGCGCAGTTCGATATGCAAAAAGTTGCCAAACCGAAACCGAAGCCCAAACCGAAGCCGAAGCCGAAACCGAAAAAGGTGAAGCCCAAGCGCGCCGCCCCGGCACCGGATCTGAGCTCACAGCTCTCCGGCCTCGATACGGGCCTCGAAGCGTTCCAGGCGGATGACCTGCTCAGCGACGATGCGCTGCTCGGCGATGTCGGCAAGGATATGGTCATGACCGACGATACGGTCGACCAGGCGCCGCAGCCCTCCCGCCGCACGCCGATCGAGTATCCGAAGAAGGCGCGCAAGATGGGAATCACGGGCTACGTGCTGATGAACCTGCTGATCAACAAGCAGGGGCGTGTCGAGAAGGTCAAGGTGCTCGAGAGCGACCCGGCCGACACCTTTGATGATGTTGCCGTCGCCGCCGTCAAGAGCTGGGAGTTCAAACCGGCGCAGTACCAGGGCGAACCGGTCAAAGTATGGGCGAAGCAGAAGATCCGCTTCGACCTCAATTAA
- a CDS encoding biopolymer transporter ExbD encodes MRFRQKKELDQAVDISPLIDMVFILLIFFMVSTTFVKDMKLDLERPGASSASRASSKVIKVYLDNQAQAYIDNQPIKVWALQSKLRDMLRTSTEKSVLVVTDDTIAVEKLIEVVDQCRLSGAKDVAVATKKEVG; translated from the coding sequence ATGCGTTTTAGACAGAAAAAAGAGCTGGATCAGGCCGTCGATATCTCGCCGCTGATCGACATGGTATTCATTCTGCTGATCTTTTTCATGGTCAGTACGACCTTTGTCAAAGACATGAAGCTCGACCTTGAACGTCCGGGGGCCTCGTCGGCTTCACGGGCATCAAGCAAGGTGATCAAGGTCTACCTCGACAACCAGGCACAGGCGTATATCGACAACCAGCCCATCAAAGTCTGGGCGCTCCAGAGCAAACTGCGGGATATGCTGCGCACCTCTACGGAGAAGTCCGTGCTCGTCGTGACCGATGACACGATCGCCGTGGAAAAACTGATCGAAGTCGTCGACCAGTGCCGCCTCTCCGGTGCCAAAGACGTCGCGGTCGCCACGAAAAAAGAGGTCGGTTAA
- a CDS encoding MotA/TolQ/ExbB proton channel family protein: MQPALQNLFGQFDVYMQSGGFVMWPLFVLVIVLWYALGYRFHAIKRGSEKSVRVLIRKFDSGKREIPRGLIDGAVVDALKITNEGYRGTVGRELIEDAFYPYRQELKKYRKTVNTIVMVAPLIGLLGTVAGMIETFDSLGSMTLYSQGGGIAAGISQALFTTQLGLVVAVPGLVIGRLIDRRSKIMELELEQIKDIVCSEEEGK, encoded by the coding sequence ATGCAACCGGCACTTCAAAACCTTTTCGGCCAGTTCGATGTCTACATGCAGAGCGGCGGCTTTGTCATGTGGCCGCTGTTCGTCCTGGTCATCGTCCTGTGGTATGCGCTGGGCTACCGTTTCCACGCCATCAAGCGCGGATCGGAAAAAAGCGTCCGCGTTCTGATCCGTAAATTCGATTCGGGCAAGCGCGAAATCCCCCGCGGGCTCATTGACGGCGCCGTCGTCGATGCGCTCAAGATCACTAATGAGGGCTACCGCGGTACGGTCGGACGCGAACTGATCGAGGACGCGTTCTACCCCTACCGCCAGGAGCTGAAAAAATACCGCAAGACGGTCAATACGATCGTCATGGTCGCCCCGCTGATCGGGCTTCTGGGTACGGTTGCCGGGATGATCGAGACCTTCGATTCGCTCGGCAGCATGACGCTTTACAGCCAGGGCGGCGGGATCGCCGCCGGTATTTCGCAGGCGCTCTTTACGACGCAGCTGGGGCTCGTCGTCGCCGTACCGGGCCTGGTCATCGGCCGTCTGATCGACCGCCGCTCGAAGATCATGGAACTCGAACTGGAACAGATCAAAGACATCGTCTGTTCCGAAGAAGAAGGAAAATAA
- a CDS encoding MotA/TolQ/ExbB proton channel family protein: MKRIVLILMMAVLSLSAATETELQRAYAKEFAFLKAQKEMLQKRLSQVKKEDAARIASAKNEIASLQNEVLVKTQSSDRLAEQLFRSQQNAESISDDTALLESVALQGQSSLAPYGIKLAIDKEDYPTTLQQLFASTLTLGRELSSVRVTEGSFYLKDGTEQKGKLVMVGNIATYGVAEGASGVLVPAGGDKLKLWDAPASAATAAALAQGETPASLEIFVYENVSKEVEDKTEKGLMDVIESGGVIGWVIVVMGLFAFLLVVLRSFFLSGAASKTLPVAKETLVELKSKGVEATLEFLKSRKGAAARVMKATVRNLDRDREHIEDIVAEAIMHESERLDRYGSAIMVVAAVAPLLGLLGTVTGMIATFDIITEFGTGDPKLLSGGISIALVTTELGLIVAIPLLLLGNMLNGWAERIKDGMEQSALHLINEYNKLK, encoded by the coding sequence ATGAAACGTATTGTCCTTATCCTGATGATGGCGGTACTTTCCCTCTCCGCCGCGACAGAAACAGAACTGCAGCGCGCCTATGCCAAAGAGTTCGCGTTCCTTAAAGCCCAGAAAGAGATGCTCCAGAAGCGCCTTTCACAGGTGAAAAAAGAGGATGCGGCCCGTATCGCGTCCGCGAAAAATGAGATCGCGTCACTGCAGAACGAGGTTCTGGTCAAAACACAGAGCTCCGACCGTCTGGCCGAGCAGCTTTTCCGCTCCCAGCAGAATGCGGAGAGCATCAGCGACGATACGGCACTGCTTGAGTCCGTGGCACTGCAGGGACAATCCTCCCTCGCCCCGTACGGCATCAAGCTGGCGATCGACAAAGAAGATTACCCGACGACCCTGCAGCAGCTTTTTGCATCGACGCTGACACTCGGCCGTGAACTCTCATCTGTCCGCGTGACCGAGGGGAGCTTCTACCTCAAAGACGGTACGGAGCAGAAAGGCAAGCTTGTCATGGTCGGTAACATCGCGACTTACGGCGTTGCCGAAGGCGCATCCGGCGTCCTGGTACCGGCAGGCGGCGACAAGCTGAAACTGTGGGATGCCCCGGCATCTGCAGCGACAGCGGCGGCACTGGCCCAGGGAGAGACACCGGCATCGCTTGAGATCTTCGTCTATGAGAACGTCTCCAAAGAGGTTGAGGACAAAACGGAAAAAGGACTGATGGATGTCATCGAGTCCGGCGGCGTCATCGGCTGGGTCATCGTGGTCATGGGCCTCTTTGCGTTCCTGCTCGTCGTCCTGCGCAGCTTCTTCCTCAGCGGCGCCGCGTCCAAAACGCTGCCGGTCGCCAAAGAGACACTGGTCGAGCTCAAATCCAAAGGGGTTGAAGCGACACTGGAATTCCTAAAAAGCCGCAAAGGGGCAGCAGCCCGCGTCATGAAGGCGACGGTCCGTAACCTTGACCGCGACCGCGAGCATATCGAGGATATCGTCGCCGAAGCCATCATGCACGAAAGCGAACGCCTCGACCGTTACGGCTCGGCCATCATGGTCGTCGCCGCCGTCGCACCGCTGCTGGGTCTTCTGGGTACGGTTACCGGGATGATCGCAACCTTCGACATCATCACCGAGTTCGGTACGGGTGATCCGAAACTGCTCTCCGGCGGTATCTCGATCGCGCTCGTTACCACGGAGCTGGGTCTGATCGTGGCGATCCCGCTGCTGCTGCTGGGCAATATGCTCAACGGCTGGGCGGAGCGTATCAAAGACGGTATGGAGCAGTCTGCGCTGCACCTGATCAACGAGTATAACAAGCTGAAGTAA
- a CDS encoding DUF3450 family protein yields the protein MVPNTIKLWLAGSLIAASTLAASTEENMAASLMKLRAEVEQLNTQIQEEKDDTKATMRSLVIEKNELDATIGRENLKIKQIEQEIEKVRKQITAASKNSEGIKPVVVAAIADLKAQIASEIPFKTAERLDDVTRIETQMNEGLITPQKALAQVWNSYADEVRMSKENALFKQTIKLDGEDRLAEIARLGSIMMFFRTPDDRVGYAAKDANGWFYKESVSKTEQEQIIALFDAMQKQIRTGYFTLPNAIATTEVK from the coding sequence ATGGTACCGAATACGATAAAACTCTGGCTGGCCGGTTCGCTGATCGCAGCGTCAACACTCGCAGCAAGCACCGAAGAAAACATGGCGGCTTCCTTGATGAAGCTGCGTGCAGAAGTCGAACAACTGAACACGCAGATTCAGGAAGAAAAAGATGACACGAAAGCGACAATGCGTTCGCTCGTCATCGAAAAGAATGAACTCGACGCAACGATCGGGCGCGAAAACCTGAAGATCAAGCAGATCGAGCAGGAGATCGAGAAGGTCCGCAAGCAGATCACGGCGGCAAGCAAGAACAGCGAAGGGATCAAACCCGTTGTCGTTGCCGCCATCGCCGACCTCAAAGCGCAGATCGCTTCCGAGATTCCTTTCAAAACGGCAGAGCGCCTCGACGATGTTACGCGGATCGAGACACAGATGAACGAAGGGCTTATCACGCCGCAGAAGGCACTGGCCCAGGTCTGGAACAGCTACGCGGATGAAGTGCGTATGAGCAAGGAGAACGCCCTGTTCAAGCAGACGATCAAGCTCGACGGTGAAGACCGCCTGGCAGAGATCGCGCGTCTGGGCAGCATCATGATGTTCTTCAGAACACCGGACGACCGTGTCGGCTATGCGGCCAAAGACGCCAACGGCTGGTTCTATAAAGAGTCCGTCAGCAAGACCGAACAAGAGCAGATCATCGCGCTGTTTGACGCGATGCAAAAACAGATCCGCACCGGCTACTTTACCCTGCCGAATGCCATTGCGACGACGGAGGTGAAATAA